A stretch of Pseudomonas sp. CCC3.1 DNA encodes these proteins:
- a CDS encoding PDDEXK nuclease domain-containing protein, translating into MSDTPISLSMPPEGYSDWLIGLKGRIHNAQQRATLAVNRELVLLYWQIGHDILTRQAQQGWGAKVIERLAQDLRAAFPDMKGFSPRNLKYMRAFAEAWPDAEFVQQAAAQLPWGHNLVLLDKLPGPETRRWYAAKAIEHNWSRNILVMQIETRLLERSGKAVSNFENHLPKPQSDLARESLKDPYRFDFLGLTFDAQEREIENALVKHVTEFLLELGAGFAFVGQQVLLDVGGDEFFIDLLFYHLKLRCYVVIELKAGKFKPEHLGQLSFYLTAVDAQLKHPQDGPTIGLLLCKSKNKVVAEYALRDNARPIGVAEYQLVESLPAELQTSLPSIEQIERELASDDASMDDDSQ; encoded by the coding sequence ATGAGCGACACCCCTATTAGCCTGAGCATGCCACCCGAGGGCTACAGCGACTGGCTGATCGGCCTCAAAGGCCGTATTCATAATGCCCAGCAGCGCGCCACACTGGCGGTTAACCGCGAATTAGTGCTGCTCTACTGGCAGATCGGTCACGATATTTTGACCCGGCAAGCACAACAGGGCTGGGGTGCCAAGGTAATCGAGCGCTTGGCGCAGGATTTGCGCGCAGCCTTTCCCGATATGAAAGGGTTTTCGCCACGCAACCTCAAGTACATGCGCGCCTTTGCCGAGGCGTGGCCGGATGCGGAATTTGTGCAGCAGGCTGCTGCACAATTGCCTTGGGGTCACAATCTGGTGCTGCTGGACAAACTGCCTGGCCCCGAAACCCGCCGCTGGTATGCCGCCAAGGCCATCGAGCACAACTGGTCGCGCAACATTCTGGTGATGCAGATCGAGACTCGTCTGCTGGAGCGCAGTGGCAAGGCAGTCAGTAACTTCGAGAACCACCTGCCCAAACCGCAGTCCGACCTGGCCCGCGAGTCGCTGAAGGATCCTTACCGCTTCGACTTCCTCGGCCTGACCTTTGATGCGCAGGAGCGTGAGATCGAAAACGCTCTGGTCAAGCATGTCACCGAGTTCCTGCTGGAACTGGGCGCAGGTTTTGCCTTCGTTGGCCAGCAAGTGTTGCTGGATGTGGGCGGTGACGAGTTCTTCATCGACCTACTGTTCTATCACCTCAAGCTGCGCTGCTATGTGGTGATCGAACTCAAGGCCGGTAAGTTCAAGCCCGAGCACCTGGGCCAGTTAAGTTTTTACCTCACCGCAGTGGATGCCCAGCTCAAGCACCCACAGGACGGTCCCACCATCGGCCTGCTGCTGTGCAAGAGTAAGAACAAGGTAGTGGCCGAATATGCCTTGCGCGATAACGCCCGCCCCATTGGCGTGGCCGAATACCAATTGGTGGAATCCCTGCCGGCAGAGCTGCAAACCAGCCTGCCCAGCATCGAACAGATCGAGCGCGAGCTGGCAAGTGATGACGCATCCATGGACGACGACTCGCAATGA